The Kiritimatiellia bacterium genome has a window encoding:
- a CDS encoding O-antigen ligase family protein, producing MKGPPIVQQWFEGCRTAGVSGFVRLALAAVMFWLPVSIAAAQASAVAAIAGWAWTAVRRRSSWWLREPLWAWAFAFWVVAALSAVFGWRPAVSLPKLHRAAWFLLLAAVPDSLPDSPAEREAALWRLVWALLGGCAVALALHFVRLGRAILQVPPGVDWLFWIYHQGSMRTPQFHMVAMLLVLAACTTGAWRGPRRAAALGWISNAAGVVLHFKRGVWLATAGGLLALLAAGCRLRPRVAAAVLVGVAALLCCPPVRSRVCDAPRQFLGRGGRWELWTSAVPRILEINGRGYPFGLGYGGMKNYELRHHVPGIETKLSHVHNNALQVLLETGWAGLVVWCGWMVHWLVRAAGDVHRGSVAGAPPTALGRGIFAAAIALLLNGVVEYNFGTGTVLILMAMLMGCTLALGRWRSTEPAGAGERSE from the coding sequence ATGAAGGGGCCGCCCATCGTTCAGCAGTGGTTTGAAGGTTGCCGGACCGCGGGCGTGTCGGGATTTGTGCGGCTGGCGCTGGCGGCGGTGATGTTCTGGCTGCCGGTCTCGATCGCGGCGGCGCAGGCGTCGGCGGTGGCCGCGATTGCGGGATGGGCCTGGACCGCGGTTCGGCGGCGCTCGAGCTGGTGGCTTCGCGAGCCGCTGTGGGCTTGGGCATTTGCGTTTTGGGTGGTGGCCGCGCTGAGTGCGGTCTTCGGCTGGCGTCCGGCCGTCTCGTTGCCGAAGCTGCACCGGGCCGCCTGGTTTTTGCTACTGGCGGCGGTTCCGGATTCTCTGCCCGACTCGCCGGCGGAGCGAGAGGCGGCCCTGTGGCGCCTGGTTTGGGCATTGCTGGGCGGCTGCGCGGTCGCGCTAGCTCTCCATTTTGTGCGCCTGGGCCGGGCAATCCTGCAGGTGCCCCCAGGGGTGGACTGGTTGTTCTGGATCTACCATCAGGGCAGCATGCGTACCCCACAGTTTCACATGGTGGCGATGCTGCTGGTGCTGGCCGCTTGCACAACGGGTGCCTGGAGGGGGCCGCGTCGTGCGGCGGCGCTGGGATGGATCAGCAACGCGGCGGGCGTTGTGCTGCATTTCAAACGGGGCGTGTGGCTGGCCACGGCGGGAGGGCTTCTTGCGCTGCTCGCGGCGGGGTGCCGGCTTCGTCCGCGCGTGGCCGCGGCCGTCCTGGTGGGCGTCGCCGCGCTACTGTGCTGCCCGCCAGTGCGCTCGCGCGTTTGTGACGCGCCGCGACAGTTTCTCGGGCGTGGTGGGCGATGGGAGCTGTGGACGAGCGCCGTGCCCCGCATTTTGGAGATCAATGGCCGGGGCTATCCCTTTGGGCTGGGGTACGGCGGGATGAAAAACTATGAGCTGCGACATCACGTCCCCGGTATCGAGACAAAACTGAGCCATGTGCACAACAACGCGCTGCAGGTGCTGCTGGAAACCGGGTGGGCCGGCCTCGTCGTCTGGTGCGGATGGATGGTTCACTGGCTGGTTCGCGCTGCCGGTGACGTTCACCGCGGCTCGGTGGCCGGAGCGCCACCCACTGCGCTGGGGCGCGGCATTTTCGCGGCTGCGATCGCCCTCTTGCTCAACGGTGTGGTCGAGTATAACTTTGGCACGGGCACCGTGCTGATTCTGATGGCGATGCTGATGGGCTGCACGCTCGCGCTGGGTCGGTGGCGCTCAACAGAACCGGCCGGAGCCGGCGAAAGGAGCGAGTGA
- a CDS encoding iron-containing alcohol dehydrogenase, with the protein MLPFVYRNPTEILFGEGMIREIASRLPGDAAVLWVYGGGSIRRNGVYDQTREALGARRFVEFGGIEPNPEYETCRRAVEVVRRERLNFVLATGGGSVLDAAKFIAAAAVFEGPDPWDILRSRGDIVRGALPLGTVLTLPATGSEANGNSVISRRATREKLYFTSDHVFPRFSVLDPATTRTLPARYIRNGIVDAFVHVTEQYVTRPAAAPLQDRLAEAILSTLIEVGPRTLAHPEDRDARASFMWSATLALNTLIGCGVPQDWSTHMIGHELTALYGLDHAETLAVILPGVWRHRLAAKRAKLEQYGRRVWSVLSAEDAIRKTEMFFESIGMPVRLGAYGVDAESAAEEIGRRFREQQAAYGEDGDVDADAAAAIVRSRA; encoded by the coding sequence ATGCTGCCGTTTGTGTACCGGAACCCGACCGAGATCCTGTTCGGCGAGGGAATGATCCGCGAGATCGCCTCGCGGTTGCCCGGCGACGCCGCGGTGCTCTGGGTGTATGGCGGCGGATCGATCCGCCGCAACGGCGTCTACGATCAGACGCGCGAGGCGCTCGGCGCCCGCCGTTTCGTGGAATTCGGCGGCATCGAGCCGAATCCCGAGTACGAGACCTGTCGGCGCGCGGTGGAGGTGGTGCGACGCGAGCGGCTCAACTTCGTTCTGGCCACTGGTGGGGGCTCCGTGCTCGACGCGGCAAAGTTCATCGCGGCGGCGGCGGTGTTCGAGGGTCCCGACCCGTGGGACATCCTCCGCAGCCGTGGCGACATCGTCCGCGGCGCACTGCCGCTGGGCACCGTGCTGACGCTGCCGGCCACCGGATCCGAGGCGAACGGCAACTCGGTGATCTCCCGCCGCGCGACGCGGGAGAAGCTGTACTTCACTTCCGACCACGTCTTTCCGCGCTTCTCCGTGCTCGACCCGGCAACGACCCGGACGCTGCCCGCCCGCTACATCCGCAACGGCATCGTCGACGCGTTCGTGCACGTCACCGAGCAGTACGTCACCCGGCCCGCCGCCGCGCCGCTGCAGGACCGTCTCGCCGAGGCCATTCTCTCAACGCTGATCGAGGTCGGGCCGCGCACGCTCGCGCATCCGGAGGACCGGGATGCGCGCGCCTCATTCATGTGGAGCGCGACGCTGGCGCTGAACACACTGATCGGTTGCGGCGTTCCGCAGGACTGGTCCACCCACATGATCGGCCACGAGCTGACTGCGCTCTACGGCCTGGACCACGCCGAGACCCTCGCGGTGATCCTGCCCGGCGTCTGGCGGCACCGCCTCGCGGCGAAACGCGCAAAGCTCGAGCAGTACGGCCGGCGGGTCTGGTCGGTGCTGTCCGCCGAGGACGCGATCCGCAAGACGGAGATGTTCTTTGAATCCATCGGCATGCCCGTTCGACTGGGCGCGTACGGGGTGGACGCGGAAAGCGCCGCCGAGGAAATCGGGCGGCGGTTCCGCGAACAGCAGGCCGCCTACGGCGAGGACGGCGACGTGGACGCGGATGCCGCCGCCGCGATTGTGAGGTCCCGCGCATGA
- a CDS encoding sulfatase — translation MKRRLALAIALLCPLNGTAAPKPNVVFILADDLGWSDLRCQGSGFYETSAIDRLAAEGMRFTHAYTAGPNCQPTRAALMSGQYGPRTGIYTVGGTDRFDTSMRPLVPVENVQRLNPAIVTVGEALKAAGYRTGYFGKWHLGDGPEHHPAAQGFDEAITSMGRHFAFRTTPPTNVPADVELADFLTDRAVAFLEQHRDHPLFLVLAHFAVHAPLEAKPSLIERFRGRPPVGGHHHPVYAAMIASLDESVGRVVATLARLGLDRNTLVMFSSDNGGVGGYAREGLGKEDITDNAPLRHGKGSLYEGGVRVPFIAWWPGRIPAGTVCDTPIISVDLYPTLCALCGAPRPPGQPLDGVDISPLFFGGTIPPRALFWHFPGYLGSGRNLWRTTPAGAIREGPWKLIEWFEDGRVELYNLASDPSQSRDLSSVEPQIARRLREQLAAWRREVGAPMPARRAPTSETAARPQSEERGASVGRRRGRLRRSADSRPGRRPFG, via the coding sequence ATGAAGCGACGACTGGCTCTGGCGATCGCCCTGCTCTGCCCTCTGAACGGAACCGCGGCCCCAAAGCCGAACGTCGTTTTCATCCTCGCCGACGATCTGGGTTGGAGCGACCTGCGATGCCAGGGATCGGGGTTCTACGAAACGTCCGCGATCGACCGGCTGGCGGCGGAGGGGATGCGCTTCACCCACGCCTATACCGCCGGCCCGAACTGCCAGCCGACCCGCGCGGCGCTGATGAGTGGCCAGTACGGCCCACGCACCGGCATCTACACCGTCGGCGGCACCGACCGGTTCGACACCTCGATGCGGCCGCTGGTGCCAGTGGAGAACGTGCAACGGCTCAATCCCGCGATCGTCACCGTGGGCGAAGCGCTGAAGGCGGCCGGCTACCGGACCGGCTACTTCGGCAAATGGCATCTCGGCGACGGTCCGGAACATCATCCCGCCGCGCAGGGCTTCGACGAGGCGATCACCTCGATGGGGCGTCACTTCGCGTTTCGCACCACTCCCCCCACCAACGTCCCCGCGGACGTCGAACTCGCGGACTTTTTGACCGACCGCGCCGTCGCGTTTCTGGAGCAGCACCGGGACCATCCCCTGTTTCTGGTGCTGGCGCACTTTGCGGTGCACGCACCGCTAGAGGCGAAGCCGTCGCTGATCGAACGGTTTCGCGGTCGCCCGCCCGTTGGTGGTCACCATCACCCGGTGTACGCGGCGATGATTGCGAGTCTCGATGAGAGCGTCGGCCGCGTGGTCGCGACGCTCGCGCGGCTGGGGCTGGACCGCAACACGCTGGTGATGTTCTCCAGCGACAACGGCGGCGTGGGCGGCTATGCGCGGGAGGGGCTCGGCAAGGAGGACATCACCGACAACGCGCCGTTGCGACACGGCAAGGGCTCGCTCTACGAGGGCGGGGTCCGCGTGCCGTTCATCGCGTGGTGGCCCGGCCGAATCCCGGCGGGCACCGTCTGCGACACGCCGATCATCTCGGTGGATCTCTACCCCACGCTTTGCGCGCTCTGCGGCGCACCGCGCCCGCCCGGCCAGCCGCTGGACGGTGTGGACATCTCCCCGCTCTTCTTTGGCGGCACGATCCCGCCGCGCGCGCTCTTCTGGCATTTCCCCGGCTACCTCGGCAGCGGCCGCAACCTCTGGCGCACCACACCGGCCGGCGCGATCCGCGAAGGGCCGTGGAAACTCATCGAATGGTTTGAGGACGGCCGCGTCGAGCTGTACAATTTGGCGTCCGATCCGTCGCAGTCGCGCGATCTGTCCAGTGTGGAGCCGCAGATCGCGCGGCGGCTGCGCGAGCAGCTGGCGGCCTGGCGGCGTGAGGTCGGCGCGCCAATGCCCGCGCGTCGTGCCCCCACCAGCGAGACCGCAGCTCGTCCGCAGTCAGAGGAACGCGGCGCATCGGTCGGACGGCGACGGGGGCGGCTGCGGCGCTCCGCAGACAGCCGTCCGGGGCGCCGCCCGTTTGGCTGA
- the kduD gene encoding 2-dehydro-3-deoxy-D-gluconate 5-dehydrogenase KduD: MLDRFRLDGRVALVTGASRGLGRAMALALAEAGADVAALATRDCSETAESIRRLGRRAEVLAFDLASRSAPSAAVRETLERFGRLDILVNNAGIIRRAPFLEVTERDWDDVLAVNLTAAFLLSQAAARHMVERRSGKIIHVVSMLSFQGGIRVAPYTAAKSGLLGLTRIIANELAPLGIQCNAIAPGYMATDNTAPLRADERRNAEILARIPAGRWGVPEDLAGAVVFLASSASDYVNGAVLAVDGGWLAR; this comes from the coding sequence ATCTTGGACAGGTTTCGTCTGGACGGACGGGTGGCGCTGGTGACGGGCGCCTCGCGAGGGTTGGGGCGGGCGATGGCGCTGGCGTTGGCCGAGGCGGGCGCGGATGTCGCGGCGCTTGCAACGCGCGACTGCTCGGAGACCGCGGAGAGCATCCGCCGGCTCGGCCGCCGTGCCGAGGTCCTCGCGTTCGACCTGGCCAGCCGCAGTGCGCCGTCGGCGGCGGTGCGAGAAACCTTGGAACGGTTCGGCCGGCTGGACATCTTGGTGAATAACGCCGGCATCATTCGGCGGGCGCCGTTTCTGGAGGTCACTGAGCGCGACTGGGACGACGTGCTGGCGGTGAACCTCACCGCCGCGTTTCTGCTGAGTCAGGCCGCCGCCCGGCACATGGTCGAGCGCCGGTCCGGCAAGATCATCCACGTGGTTTCGATGTTGTCGTTTCAGGGCGGCATCCGTGTTGCGCCATACACCGCGGCGAAAAGCGGGCTTCTCGGGCTCACTCGCATCATCGCCAACGAGCTTGCCCCGCTGGGCATTCAGTGCAATGCGATTGCGCCCGGCTACATGGCGACGGACAACACCGCGCCGCTGCGCGCCGACGAGCGTCGCAACGCGGAGATTCTCGCCCGGATTCCCGCCGGCCGCTGGGGCGTGCCGGAGGATCTGGCCGGCGCGGTGGTATTTCTGGCCTCGTCGGCGTCCGACTACGTCAACGGCGCCGTGCTGGCGGTGGACGGCGGCTGGCTTGCGCGGTGA
- a CDS encoding nitroreductase family protein, whose amino-acid sequence MNTFAELAARRVSVRGYRPDPVPEDLLRRVLETARMAPSAANRQPWRIVVARSEARRRAIARAYPRDWLLTAPLILVVAVEPAAAWVRAEDGWNAAECDGAILMTHLILAAAAEGLGTCWISAFSPSKLREALPLPPGCVPYAITPLGYPADAGRPKQRKPLSEIVLDEPL is encoded by the coding sequence ATGAACACGTTTGCGGAGCTGGCCGCGCGCCGCGTGAGCGTGCGCGGTTATCGTCCGGACCCGGTGCCGGAGGATCTGCTGCGACGGGTGCTGGAGACCGCGCGAATGGCGCCCTCCGCCGCGAATCGGCAGCCCTGGCGGATCGTGGTGGCCCGCTCGGAGGCGCGACGTCGCGCGATCGCGCGCGCCTACCCTCGCGACTGGCTGCTGACCGCGCCGTTGATCCTCGTCGTCGCGGTGGAACCTGCCGCCGCCTGGGTGCGCGCGGAGGACGGCTGGAACGCGGCCGAGTGCGACGGCGCGATTCTGATGACGCATCTGATCCTCGCCGCCGCGGCGGAGGGCCTGGGGACCTGCTGGATTTCCGCGTTCTCGCCCTCGAAGCTGCGCGAGGCGCTGCCGCTGCCCCCCGGCTGCGTGCCGTACGCGATCACGCCGCTGGGCTATCCCGCCGATGCGGGGCGCCCGAAACAGCGCAAGCCGCTGTCTGAGATCGTGCTCGACGAACCGCTCTAG
- a CDS encoding terpene cyclase/mutase family protein, translating to MSSEPNPVETASAEEKPRRRLDPRLQLIIDHLWGPTGSVILHIIVVIFLINLVITPQKIERAEIEVQVIEPEESKLEEFKKELEQLQDIEVDIKPPEAEMVAEQPPEMDQPTANTPNDELAALDISSDVQSPLIMKGLLAGRTASGRMSALSKYNRRFAGETEQAVIKALEWLKNHQLQDGSWLNEGGSRNAVAMTGLGLLCFLAHGETPATSERYGPTVDRAIKFLISKQKEDGSFDGNSYANGIAVYAISEAYALTRIPSLRTAMEKGIERIIRGMQDTGGFTYGYEKNGRRDTSVAGWQAQAMKAAYIAGADVPGLAEALQRCANGFKMNYIPEQGRFRYAPQPGKAEGSNPTLACTGIGTLCLQLLGHASSPEVEGALKTLEQHVPNYKAPEGTTRPLYSWYYITQAMFHKGRGTWDRWNNTFAREMVQNQNEDGSWVSTGKEEVDYGKVYGTTFSALSLMVYYRFLPTYQPIAVEEKPTEKSKDDVMVEVI from the coding sequence ATGAGCAGTGAACCGAATCCCGTCGAGACCGCGTCTGCGGAAGAGAAACCCCGGCGGAGACTAGACCCGCGCCTTCAGCTGATCATTGATCATTTGTGGGGGCCCACTGGCTCGGTGATTCTGCACATCATCGTAGTGATCTTTCTGATCAACCTGGTGATCACGCCGCAGAAGATCGAGCGGGCCGAAATCGAGGTTCAGGTCATCGAGCCCGAGGAGTCGAAGCTGGAGGAGTTCAAAAAGGAGCTCGAGCAGCTTCAGGACATCGAGGTGGACATCAAGCCGCCGGAGGCGGAGATGGTGGCGGAACAGCCGCCGGAGATGGATCAGCCCACCGCGAACACGCCGAATGATGAGCTGGCGGCGCTGGACATTTCGTCCGACGTTCAGAGCCCCCTGATCATGAAGGGGCTGCTGGCTGGACGCACCGCTTCGGGCCGGATGAGCGCGCTGAGTAAGTACAATCGGCGTTTTGCAGGGGAAACCGAGCAGGCAGTGATCAAGGCCCTGGAGTGGCTGAAGAACCACCAGCTTCAGGACGGCTCGTGGTTGAACGAGGGAGGTTCGAGAAACGCGGTGGCGATGACAGGTCTGGGACTCTTGTGTTTTCTTGCCCACGGCGAGACCCCGGCGACCTCCGAGCGGTACGGCCCGACGGTGGACCGTGCGATCAAGTTTCTGATCAGCAAGCAGAAAGAAGATGGCAGCTTCGACGGCAACTCCTATGCGAACGGTATTGCGGTGTATGCGATTTCGGAAGCGTATGCGCTGACAAGAATCCCGTCGCTGCGAACGGCGATGGAAAAAGGGATTGAGAGGATCATTCGGGGCATGCAGGACACGGGTGGCTTTACCTACGGCTATGAGAAGAATGGCCGGCGGGACACCTCGGTGGCCGGGTGGCAGGCGCAGGCGATGAAAGCGGCGTATATTGCCGGAGCCGACGTGCCGGGTCTGGCCGAAGCGTTACAGCGTTGTGCGAACGGCTTCAAGATGAACTACATCCCGGAACAAGGGCGTTTCCGGTATGCGCCACAGCCGGGCAAGGCGGAGGGGAGTAATCCGACGCTGGCCTGTACCGGGATTGGAACGTTGTGCTTGCAGTTGCTCGGGCATGCGTCCTCGCCGGAAGTCGAGGGGGCGCTGAAAACGCTGGAGCAGCATGTTCCGAACTACAAAGCTCCCGAGGGAACGACGAGGCCATTGTATTCGTGGTACTACATTACGCAGGCAATGTTTCACAAGGGGCGCGGCACGTGGGACCGGTGGAACAACACCTTCGCGAGGGAGATGGTGCAAAATCAAAACGAGGATGGCAGTTGGGTGTCCACTGGCAAGGAGGAGGTCGACTACGGCAAGGTGTACGGCACAACGTTCTCGGCGTTGAGCCTGATGGTGTACTACCGGTTCCTGCCGACCTATCAGCCGATTGCGGTCGAGGAAAAGCCCACCGAAAAGTCGAAAGACGATGTGATGGTTGAGGTGATCTAG
- a CDS encoding glycoside hydrolase family 127 protein → MTVRWLSLAMSAAITAGGAIPPPDDLTSRWMMTLSRVLDGGPPVYDVAFVLADALPRHERRFTEFSGDVSGRFIEALVVVERHLGQKFPILDEVVARLPAAQKPEGFFGDAFPEGPIRPQPHMALLWGNGRLLIGLAEYARLRGDAAALACARRLADFIVAVAPRLNNDVVMEEFSGDQHAVGYICWTQIIEGLAALHEATREPRYLDVAREMARRVRLHEGQHSHGLLTSARGMVRLAAVTGETEWLARATSLWHRVLATGNLLAPHGCIPEAFRPMVMRDEGCSEADWVRLSLALWQATGEPAYLDAAEHTLFNEFSMNQFSTGDFGHRTISPDGMGGAVLRAPKGGATNVAFSAVSIAHGSARAWWCCTLHGLRTFPDVAAAVFRSEGGALYYDLPFSGEAVASGLVVRARSTLQRDATCRLEVVESDGREHLLGIRVPPWAEDLEISLSPPGAAEGAGAWRTLHRVWRAGDTITIRYRLRTRAVPHPERKDVVAFMVGPWVLGVEPSGSPSWFDEPRHRNRILVEGLPNAPVLPSAPDEAVRRSPRLAAPVAYRGLPFRPGGYPVQPQLAWLRPIAEQTGLRDDTEWVYWFTFEPR, encoded by the coding sequence ATGACCGTTCGATGGTTGAGCCTGGCGATGAGCGCAGCGATCACCGCCGGCGGCGCGATTCCACCGCCGGACGACCTGACCAGCCGCTGGATGATGACGCTGTCCCGCGTGCTCGACGGTGGCCCCCCGGTGTACGACGTCGCGTTCGTGCTCGCGGACGCGCTGCCCCGCCACGAGCGGCGGTTCACCGAGTTCAGCGGCGACGTCTCCGGCCGCTTCATTGAGGCGCTCGTCGTGGTGGAGCGCCACCTCGGTCAGAAGTTTCCAATCCTCGACGAGGTCGTCGCCCGGCTGCCCGCCGCGCAGAAACCGGAGGGTTTCTTCGGCGACGCATTTCCGGAAGGTCCGATCCGGCCGCAGCCGCACATGGCGCTGCTGTGGGGCAACGGGCGGCTGCTGATTGGTCTGGCGGAGTACGCGCGGCTTCGCGGTGATGCCGCCGCGCTCGCCTGCGCGCGGCGGCTGGCCGACTTCATCGTCGCGGTCGCACCGCGCCTGAACAACGACGTGGTGATGGAGGAGTTTTCGGGCGACCAGCATGCGGTCGGCTACATTTGCTGGACCCAGATCATTGAGGGGCTTGCCGCGCTGCACGAGGCGACGCGCGAGCCGCGCTACCTCGACGTCGCCCGCGAGATGGCCCGTCGCGTCCGGCTGCACGAGGGCCAGCACAGCCACGGCCTGTTGACGTCAGCCCGCGGCATGGTGCGGCTGGCCGCGGTCACCGGCGAGACCGAGTGGCTCGCCCGCGCGACCAGTCTGTGGCACCGCGTCCTGGCCACTGGCAACCTGCTGGCGCCGCACGGCTGCATTCCCGAGGCGTTCCGGCCCATGGTGATGCGCGACGAAGGCTGCTCGGAGGCCGACTGGGTGCGGCTTTCGCTGGCGCTGTGGCAGGCGACCGGCGAACCCGCCTATCTGGACGCGGCGGAACACACGCTGTTCAACGAGTTTTCGATGAACCAGTTTTCCACCGGCGACTTCGGCCACCGCACCATTTCGCCCGATGGCATGGGCGGCGCGGTGCTGCGCGCGCCGAAAGGCGGTGCGACCAACGTGGCCTTTTCCGCGGTCAGCATCGCCCACGGCTCTGCCCGCGCGTGGTGGTGCTGCACACTGCACGGCCTACGCACATTCCCGGACGTCGCCGCCGCGGTGTTTCGGTCGGAGGGCGGCGCGCTCTACTACGATTTGCCGTTCAGTGGCGAGGCAGTCGCCTCCGGGCTGGTGGTGCGCGCCCGCTCCACGCTGCAGCGTGACGCGACCTGCCGGCTCGAGGTCGTTGAGTCCGACGGGCGCGAACATCTGCTCGGCATCCGGGTTCCGCCGTGGGCGGAGGACCTGGAGATCAGCCTCTCGCCCCCGGGGGCGGCGGAAGGAGCCGGCGCCTGGCGCACGCTGCACCGCGTCTGGCGCGCGGGCGACACGATCACCATACGGTACCGTCTCCGCACGCGGGCGGTGCCGCATCCGGAGCGCAAGGATGTAGTCGCGTTCATGGTGGGACCGTGGGTGCTCGGCGTGGAACCGTCGGGCAGTCCGTCCTGGTTCGACGAACCGCGCCATCGGAACCGGATCCTCGTGGAGGGCCTTCCGAACGCGCCGGTCCTGCCGAGCGCGCCGGACGAGGCCGTGCGTCGCAGCCCGCGGCTCGCGGCTCCTGTCGCGTACCGCGGACTGCCATTCCGACCAGGCGGCTACCCGGTCCAGCCCCAGCTTGCGTGGTTGCGCCCGATCGCCGAGCAGACGGGCCTGCGCGACGACACCGAGTGGGTGTACTGGTTCACGTTCGAACCGCGCTGA
- a CDS encoding HIT domain-containing protein has product MDTLWAPWRMEYIRAPRESAGCFLCDAFAEGADERERLVVLRSRHGGAVLNRYPYNNGHLLIAPMRHVAELRELDAEERLDLMNLLERAVALLRRAMRPDGFNAGLNLGRVAGAGLESHLHLHLVPRWNGDTNFMPVTAATKVIPQALDDLWVELRRLATEETTS; this is encoded by the coding sequence ATGGACACGCTCTGGGCACCCTGGCGGATGGAGTACATCCGCGCGCCGCGCGAGAGCGCCGGATGTTTTCTCTGTGACGCGTTCGCGGAGGGCGCCGATGAACGCGAGCGGCTCGTCGTGCTTCGCAGTCGGCACGGCGGCGCGGTGCTGAACCGCTACCCCTACAATAACGGCCATCTGCTCATTGCGCCGATGCGTCACGTCGCGGAGCTGCGCGAGTTGGACGCGGAGGAGCGGCTGGACCTGATGAACCTGCTCGAGCGCGCCGTTGCGCTGCTGCGCCGCGCGATGCGACCGGACGGCTTCAACGCGGGGCTGAACCTTGGCCGTGTCGCGGGCGCCGGCCTGGAGTCACATCTCCACTTGCACCTGGTCCCGCGCTGGAACGGCGACACAAACTTCATGCCGGTCACCGCGGCGACGAAGGTGATTCCGCAGGCTCTCGACGACCTTTGGGTGGAGCTCCGACGGCTGGCGACGGAGGAGACGACGTCATGA
- a CDS encoding NAD-dependent epimerase/dehydratase family protein, with protein MRILVTGAAGFIGYHVAADLLRHGHEVIGADNFNDYYTVRLKRDRHRRLERHPRYRGVELDLADADRTAELFRDARPERVCHLAAQAGVRYSLVNPRAYERSNLAAFLNVLEGCRHGNVERLVYASSSSVYGGNTKLPFAETDPVDRPVSLYAATKKANELMAHTYTHLFGLQTIGLRFFTVYGPWGRPDMAMWIFTERLLRGEPIPVFNHGRMRRDFTYIDDVVEGVRASLFAETLDRYEVINLGHHRPEELLDMIALLARALGVEPRMEMLPMQLGDVPATYADIERARAKLGFEPRTALAEGIPRFVAWFREYHGL; from the coding sequence ATGAGGATCCTCGTCACCGGCGCGGCCGGTTTCATCGGCTACCACGTCGCGGCGGACCTGCTGCGCCACGGGCACGAGGTGATTGGCGCGGACAACTTCAACGACTACTACACCGTCCGGCTGAAGCGCGACCGGCACCGCCGACTCGAACGGCATCCGCGCTATCGCGGTGTCGAGCTGGATCTCGCCGATGCGGACCGCACCGCGGAGCTGTTCCGCGACGCGCGTCCGGAACGAGTCTGCCATTTGGCCGCGCAGGCGGGTGTGCGCTACTCGCTGGTGAACCCGCGCGCGTATGAGCGTTCGAACCTCGCCGCGTTTCTCAACGTGCTGGAAGGCTGCCGGCACGGCAATGTGGAGCGCCTCGTCTACGCGTCCAGTTCCAGCGTGTACGGCGGCAACACGAAGCTGCCGTTCGCGGAGACCGACCCGGTGGACCGTCCGGTCAGCCTGTATGCGGCCACGAAGAAGGCGAACGAGCTGATGGCGCATACCTACACGCATCTGTTCGGCCTGCAGACGATCGGGCTGCGGTTCTTCACGGTGTACGGCCCCTGGGGACGGCCCGACATGGCGATGTGGATCTTCACCGAGCGGTTGCTGCGTGGCGAACCGATCCCGGTGTTCAACCACGGCCGAATGCGGCGCGATTTCACTTACATTGACGACGTCGTCGAGGGCGTGCGGGCGAGCTTGTTTGCGGAGACGTTGGACCGGTATGAGGTGATCAACCTGGGTCACCACCGGCCGGAGGAGCTGCTCGATATGATCGCCCTGCTCGCGCGCGCGCTCGGCGTCGAGCCGCGGATGGAGATGCTGCCGATGCAGCTTGGCGACGTGCCCGCCACCTATGCGGACATCGAACGGGCGCGCGCGAAGCTCGGTTTCGAGCCACGCACCGCGCTTGCGGAAGGGATCCCGAGGTTCGTTGCGTGGTTCCGCGAGTATCACGGGCTGTAG
- a CDS encoding putative molybdenum carrier protein, protein MRGDCPRWPPEIVSGGQTGVDRAALDAALAEGVRCGGWCPRGRRAEDGVIPARYPLRCVAGGRAERTRANVRDSDGTLILHDGRIAGGTRLTLQTARRLGRPLLVLNLERARPASALRELRRWLAKHRIRRLNVAGPRASEAPRLYRRAFALLRALLRSPQPRAVRRARSQTAACAVSGAPHRRDSPAA, encoded by the coding sequence GTGAGGGGCGACTGTCCCCGCTGGCCGCCGGAGATTGTCAGCGGAGGGCAGACAGGGGTGGACCGCGCCGCGCTGGATGCGGCGCTGGCGGAGGGTGTGCGATGTGGCGGCTGGTGCCCGCGCGGCCGCCGCGCGGAGGATGGCGTGATTCCCGCCCGCTATCCGCTGCGATGTGTCGCCGGCGGCCGCGCGGAGCGCACCCGCGCGAACGTGCGCGACAGCGACGGCACGCTAATCCTGCACGACGGCCGCATCGCCGGCGGTACGAGGCTGACGCTGCAGACCGCCCGGCGACTGGGGCGGCCGCTGCTGGTGCTGAATCTGGAGCGGGCGCGGCCCGCGAGCGCGTTGCGCGAGCTGCGGCGATGGCTGGCCAAGCACCGCATCCGCCGGCTGAACGTCGCCGGCCCGCGCGCGAGCGAGGCGCCGCGATTGTATCGGCGGGCGTTCGCGCTGCTTCGAGCGCTGCTGCGATCGCCGCAGCCTAGAGCGGTTCGTCGAGCACGATCTCAGACAGCGGCTTGCGCTGTTTCGGGCGCCCCGCATCGGCGGGATAGCCCAGCGGCGTGA